The following are encoded in a window of Cucurbita pepo subsp. pepo cultivar mu-cu-16 chromosome LG12, ASM280686v2, whole genome shotgun sequence genomic DNA:
- the LOC111807278 gene encoding transcription factor MYB8-like, which yields MGKTPCCAKEGLRRGRWTAEEDDKLKKYIEANGEGSWKSLPKNAGLLRCGKSCRLRWINYLRTDLKRGNITPQEDETILKLHTTLGNRWSLIAGHLPGRTDNEIKNYWNSHLSKKLYSSPKKNSGIPKRTTSSRRGQQPSSIKLSILQKKNMKKAIPKEEGAQPNSIPEGPETSKPNQEEEEEEEEEEEEEQATTTTSRLDCDDEEKKLETHNSTMKDPKLEEENWDLGSCEFTADAEKRGNGFTIVESVEWCYSAWPSSMNSSFNNNEWLNWEWEDDGVLG from the exons ATGGGAAAAACGCCGTGCTGTGCGAAGGAAGGGCTGAGAAGAGGCCGTTGGACGGCGGAGGAAGATGATAAACTGAAGAAGTATATCGAAGCGAACGGAGAAGGTTCATGGAAATCGTTGCCGAAGAATGCTG GGCTGTTGAGGTGCGGAAAGAGTTGTAGGTTGAGATGGATTAATTACTTGAGAACGGATTTGAAGAGAGGGAATATCACTCCTCAGGAAGACGAAACTATTCTCAAGTTGCACACGACTTTAGGCAACCG GTGGTCACTAATTGCTGGACATTTACCCGGACGAACCGATAACGAAATAAAAAACTACTGGAATTCTCATTTGAGTAAGAAACTCTACAGCTCCCCCAAAAAGAATTCTGGCATTCCAAAGCGAACCACCAGCAGCCGCCGAGGTCAACAACCAAGCAGCATCAAACTATCTATTTTAcagaagaagaacatgaagaaggCCATACCAAAAGAAGAAGGTGCCCAACCTAATTCCATACCTGAGGGACCTGAAACATCCAAGCCtaatcaagaagaagaagaagaagaagaagaagaagaagaagaagaacaggcTACCACCACCACTTCTCGATTGGACTGTGACGATGAGGAGAAAAAACTAGAGACCCATAATTCCACTATGAAGGATCCAAAGCTAGAGGAAGAAAATTGGGACCTGGGATCATGTGAATTCACGGCTGATGCTGAGAAACGAGGTAACGGGTTcacaattgtggagagtgtGGAATGGTGCTACTCTGCTTGGCCTTCATCGATGAATTCCAgctttaataataatgaatggCTGAATTGGGAGTGGGAAGATGATGGGGTTTTAGGTTAA